The proteins below come from a single Larimichthys crocea isolate SSNF chromosome XIV, L_crocea_2.0, whole genome shotgun sequence genomic window:
- the wdr18 gene encoding WD repeat-containing protein 18 isoform X1, with protein MAAPLEVIVSSDSGSQLWNSTVFDLHSGSSLLSYRGGNSSARTLTVLGGQYLLSAQLGKNFINVWEIQRKDQLQQKVVCPGVVTCLTASPDGLFLAAAVSEAVYLWEVSTGKLLSVLSRHYQDVTCLKFTDDSSHFVSGGKDNLALVWSLSSVIQLDLSHTPEPRHVLSRHSLPITDLHCGLMGAQARVATASLDQTVKVWELSSGELLLSVLFDVEIMSVTFDPCEYFLFCGGSDGNIFQVSLCSQSLSRDKSFQSDNDGNQVFKGHRNLVTCLSVSMDGTLLLSGSHDESVRLWDIQSKQSIRCLTHKGPVTNAIIMAAPANMFLPDSRPALPLPRFSRHLHTSEGDGGESGEVCVRLGLYAQEEEETYLQKSDRLNSLMNAVTDKSVFGDGENTKVRVAELEEEVQTLKKVNKDLYDFSSQLLTKPT; from the exons ATGGCGGCCCCTCTGGAGGTGATTGTGAGCAGTGACTCCGGCTCCCAGCTGTGGAACAGCACCGTGTTCGACCTGCACAGCGGCTCCAGCCTGCTGTCATACCGGGGAGGGAACAGCTCCGCCCGGACACTGACCGTGCTCGGCGGGCAGTATCTATTGTCCGCTCAGCTGGGCAAGAACTTCATCAACGTGTGGGAGATCCAGAGGAAG gaccagctgcagcagaaggtCGTGTGTCCAGGTGTGGTCACCTGTCTGACCGCATCACCTGACGGACTCTTCCtcgctgctgctgtctctgagGCTGTTTACCTGTGGGAG GTGTCCACAGGTAAGCTGTTGTCTGTTCTCAGTCGTCACTATCAGGATGTCACCTGTCTGAAGTTCACAGatgacagcagccattttgtttcTGGAGGAAAAGATAACTTGGCTCTGGTGTGGAGCCTGTCCAG tgtgatCCAGCTGGATTTAAGCCACACTCCTGAGCCGCGTCATGTTCTGTCCCGTCACTCTCTGCCAATCACAGACCTTCACTGTGGCCTGATGGGAGCTCAGGCCAGAGTCGCCACTGCCTCCTTAGACCAAACTGTCAAG GTGTGGGAGTTGTCCTCAGGTGAgctgctcctctctgtcctgtttgATGTTGAGATCATGTCTGTGACATTTGACCCCTGCGAGTACTTCCTGTTCTGTGGAGGAagtgatggaaacattttcCAGGTGTCTCTGTGCAGCCAG TCTCTCAGTCGGGACAAATCCTTCCAGTCCGACAACGATGGGAACCAGGTCTTCAAAGGACACAG GAACCTGGTGAcgtgtctctctgtgtccatGGACGGgactctgctcctctctgggTCACATGATGAGTCCGTTCGACTCTGGGACATCCAAAGCAAACAGAGCATCCGCTGCCTCACCCATAAAG GTCCAGTAACGAACGCCATCATCATGGCAGCTCCTGCCAACATGTTCCTGCCTGACAGTCGGCCTGCCCTCCCTCTGCCACGCTTCAGCCGACACCTGCACACCTCTGAAGGCGATGGCGGCGAATCAGGAGAGGTGTGTGTTCGCCTTGGCCTCTACGCACAG gaggaagaggaaacgTACCTGCAGAAGTCTGATAGGCTGAACTCTTTGATGAATGCTGTGACTGACAAG tctgtgttCGGTGACGGCGAGAACACGAAGGTTCGAGTCGCCGAGCTCGAAGAGGAAGTTCAGACTCTGAAGAAAGTCAACAAAGATCTGTATGACTTCTCAAGCCAGCTGCTCACCAAGcctacataa
- the wdr18 gene encoding WD repeat-containing protein 18 isoform X2: MAAPLEVIVSSDSGSQLWNSTVFDLHSGSSLLSYRGGNSSARTLTVLGGQYLLSAQLGKNFINVWEIQRKDQLQQKVVCPGVVTCLTASPDGLFLAAAVSEAVYLWEVSTGKLLSVLSRHYQDVTCLKFTDDSSHFVSGGKDNLALVWSLSSVIQLDLSHTPEPRHVLSRHSLPITDLHCGLMGAQARVATASLDQTVKVWELSSGELLLSVLFDVEIMSVTFDPCEYFLFCGGSDGNIFQVSLCSQSLSRDKSFQSDNDGNQVFKGHRNLVTCLSVSMDGTLLLSGSHDESVRLWDIQSKQSIRCLTHKGLLTSNGLSGDHNPSSGRTDRLVAIPRLITFLDFLPADAAYKDLHPP; this comes from the exons ATGGCGGCCCCTCTGGAGGTGATTGTGAGCAGTGACTCCGGCTCCCAGCTGTGGAACAGCACCGTGTTCGACCTGCACAGCGGCTCCAGCCTGCTGTCATACCGGGGAGGGAACAGCTCCGCCCGGACACTGACCGTGCTCGGCGGGCAGTATCTATTGTCCGCTCAGCTGGGCAAGAACTTCATCAACGTGTGGGAGATCCAGAGGAAG gaccagctgcagcagaaggtCGTGTGTCCAGGTGTGGTCACCTGTCTGACCGCATCACCTGACGGACTCTTCCtcgctgctgctgtctctgagGCTGTTTACCTGTGGGAG GTGTCCACAGGTAAGCTGTTGTCTGTTCTCAGTCGTCACTATCAGGATGTCACCTGTCTGAAGTTCACAGatgacagcagccattttgtttcTGGAGGAAAAGATAACTTGGCTCTGGTGTGGAGCCTGTCCAG tgtgatCCAGCTGGATTTAAGCCACACTCCTGAGCCGCGTCATGTTCTGTCCCGTCACTCTCTGCCAATCACAGACCTTCACTGTGGCCTGATGGGAGCTCAGGCCAGAGTCGCCACTGCCTCCTTAGACCAAACTGTCAAG GTGTGGGAGTTGTCCTCAGGTGAgctgctcctctctgtcctgtttgATGTTGAGATCATGTCTGTGACATTTGACCCCTGCGAGTACTTCCTGTTCTGTGGAGGAagtgatggaaacattttcCAGGTGTCTCTGTGCAGCCAG TCTCTCAGTCGGGACAAATCCTTCCAGTCCGACAACGATGGGAACCAGGTCTTCAAAGGACACAG GAACCTGGTGAcgtgtctctctgtgtccatGGACGGgactctgctcctctctgggTCACATGATGAGTCCGTTCGACTCTGGGACATCCAAAGCAAACAGAGCATCCGCTGCCTCACCCATAAAG GCCTCCTCACTTCAAACGGACTGTCAGGAGACCATAATCCCTCCTCCGGCCGGACAGACAGACTTGTGGCCATCCCCCGCCTCATCACGTTTTTGGACTTTCTTCCTGCTGACGCTGCTTACAAAGACCTTCATCCTCCGTGA